Proteins from a single region of Plasmodium brasilianum strain Bolivian I chromosome 13, whole genome shotgun sequence:
- a CDS encoding hypothetical protein (conserved Plasmodium protein), with protein MVVKAAKRKKAKIRAYDIDESKKIFLYAYEHQLKNEKINWKKAEELRITTHSAGSMRSHYLNSIKHEISLYLEMYSEEVAKLFAKVKKWKKEEKKKKLLTVQDNFVKQRSNISLDRITKCKSKNYNKFNSLIISKAFSFKCGRTVSNKQNNSLNRRNIANEKRKQKNESRIVTNETNINKNSLKKGKFKQVKIINKDVIATKNKKINKKKKKKSLKSNKIITSTLERTNKIMNNLFNTDTNEKVNKTTTYEKLDKKKHQKEGEKLVRAYERIEKNVNEKLSKEPVEGANENKKSKNKVKEEKSVQIKLEQMCSNENVSNHMSETDDTNETNETNESDETYELNKLKMLHNKNISKNENLEELQFYESRSARRNSEKSVSSKNKTKNKFYSNTYNSKELNNINKSYDSNLLINKRKENKRSSISSIFGYIYKKIFN; from the coding sequence ATGGTAGTTAAGGCTGCGAAGAGGAAGAAAGCCAAGATAAGGGCATACGACATCGACGAatcgaaaaaaatatttctgtaTGCTTATGAACATCaattgaaaaatgaaaagattaATTGGAAAAAAGCCGAGGAGTTAAGAATAACTACACATAGTGCAGGGTCGATGAGAAGCCATTATTTAAATTCAATAAAACATGAAATATCGTTATATTTAGAAATGTACTCAGAAGAAGTAGCTAAATTGTTCGctaaagttaaaaaatggaaaaaagaagaaaaaaaaaaaaaattattaactgTTCAGGATAATTTCGTTAAACAAAGGTCTAACATTTCCTTAGATAGAATAACCAAATgtaaaagcaaaaattataacaaatttaATTCTCTAATAATTAGTAAAGCTTTTTCTTTCAAATGTGGACGTACCGTTAGtaacaaacaaaataattctCTTAATCGAAGAAACATagcaaatgaaaaaagaaaacaaaaaaatgagagTCGTATTGTAACTAATGAAACAAACATAAATAAGAATTCACTAAAAAAGGGCAAATTTAAgcaagtaaaaataattaataaagatGTTATtgcaacaaaaaataaaaaaataaataaaaagaaaaagaaaaaatcattaaaaagtaataaaataattacaagTACTTTagaaagaacaaataaaattatgaataatttatttaatacagACACGAATGAAAAGGTAAACAAGACAACTACATATGAAAAACTAGATAAGAAGAAACACCAGAAAGAAGGGGAAAAACTAGTGAGAGCATATGAaagaattgaaaaaaatgtaaatgaaaaactAAGCAAAGAACCAGTAGAAGGGgctaatgaaaataaaaaaagtaaaaataaagtaaaagaagaaaagtcAGTTCAGATAAAACTCGAACAAATGTGCTCTAACGAAAATGTAAGTAACCACATGAGCGAAACGGATGATACGAACGAGACAAACGAGACGAACGAATCTGACGAAACgtatgaattaaataaattaaaaatgctacataataaaaacatttcgAAAAATGAGAATTTGGAAGAATTACAATTCTACGAATCAAGATCAGCAAGAAGGAATAGTGAAAAAAGTGTGTCCTccaaaaacaaaacaaaaaacaaattttactCCAACACCTATAACTCTAAAGAactgaataatataaacaagtCCTATGACtctaatttattaattaataaaagaaaagaaaataaaagaagctCAATATCTTCCATTTTTGgctatatttataaaaaaatattcaattaa
- a CDS encoding ubiquitin-conjugating enzyme E2, producing the protein MITLKEAISNVFTNLNNDQKKEIMNVLVHILQKIIENPSRAKFRSLKKDNKTFINKLLHFNGSDDILRALGFEEHEEKWFFPVSKDDTLARNLNELQNYMEDNVYTIYNSSESIFEPSESKSFSDLKNSLNINNISELNKNDEMEKDNSNGLKLGGLSKRRLEKERIELLNENENTIKLIQEYADKWIIQIKGAENTLYSNETFKMQFKFTEKYPIESPEVVFIGEPPIHPHIYSNGHICLSILYDHWSPVLSVNSICLSIISMLSSCTKKRKPIDDMLYCSAGPKVSPKLMKWMFHDDKV; encoded by the exons atgataacatTAAAAGAAGCCATATCCAATGTTTTCACCAATTTGaat aATGATCAAAAGAAGGAAATAATGAACGTATTAGTTCACATTCTTCAAAA AATAATAGAAAATCCTTCCAGAGCAAAATTTAgatctttaaaaaaagacaataaaacttttataaataag CTACTACATTTTAATGGATCGGATGACATTTTAAGGGCTCTTGGTTTTGAAGAA CATGAGGAAAAATGGTTTTTCCCCGTTTCAAAAGACGACACATTGGCAAG AAATCTTAACGAATTACAAAACTACATGGAAGATAATGTATACACAATATACAACAGCTCAGAGTCAATTTTTGAACCAAGTGAATCAAAATCCTTCagtgatttaaaaaattctttgaatattaataatatttcagaACTGAATAAAAACGACGAAATGGAAAAAGATAATTCGAATGGTCTAAAACTGGGAGGTCTCTCAAAAAGAAGATTAGAAAAGGAAAGAATTGAAttgttaaatgaaaatgaaaatacaaTTAAACTAATACAAGAATATGCAGATAAATGgataattcaaataaaaggTGCGGAAAACACTTTATATTCAAATGAAACATTCAAAATGCAGTTTAAGTTTACAGAAAAATATCCTATAG AAAGTCCCGAAGTTGTATTTATTGGAGAGCCCCCAATTCATCCGCACATTTACAGTAATGGTCATATATGTCTATCCATTTTATATGACCATTGGTCCCCAGTTCTGTCCGTTAATTCTATATGTCTTTCCATAATATCTATGTTATCTAGTTGtacaaagaaaagaaaacCAATTGATGATATGCTTTACTGTTCTGCTGGACCAAAAGTTTCTCCTAAACTTATGAAGTGGATGTTTCACGATGATAAAGTATAA